A window of Natrinema versiforme contains these coding sequences:
- a CDS encoding ABC transporter ATP-binding protein: MTALRLEGVSKAYSDTVALEGVDLTVRDGEFFTLVGPSGCGKTTTLRTIAGFEEPTDGAVRFDSREMTGVPPEQRDVGVVFQSYALFPHMSVAENVGYGLQFRDPPDGATVDDRVADLLELVDLEEMGERSPEQLSGGQRQRVALARALAPAPDLLLLDEPMSALDAQLRESLRRQIKRIQSELEITTVYVTHDQAEALAISDRLAVMNDGGVEQVGRPQEIYREPATRFVAEFVGDNNVFDGEVRSREGEYSQIDIGGETFAVPSLPEGTDRVTICVRPGALSQSAERNRLTVSVETSEFLGETVRVNGRWNGTEIVLQRPSVPERDELTVGFAPEGAHVVARR; the protein is encoded by the coding sequence ATGACAGCGCTTCGCCTCGAGGGCGTCTCGAAGGCCTACAGCGACACCGTCGCCCTCGAGGGCGTCGATCTCACCGTTCGCGACGGGGAGTTTTTCACCCTCGTCGGGCCCTCCGGCTGCGGGAAGACGACGACGCTGCGGACGATCGCCGGCTTCGAGGAGCCGACCGACGGCGCGGTCCGCTTCGATAGCCGGGAGATGACCGGCGTACCGCCCGAGCAGCGAGACGTCGGCGTGGTCTTCCAGAGCTACGCGCTGTTCCCCCACATGAGTGTCGCCGAAAACGTCGGCTATGGGCTCCAGTTCCGGGACCCGCCGGACGGGGCGACGGTCGACGACCGCGTCGCCGACCTCCTCGAGTTGGTCGATCTCGAGGAGATGGGCGAGCGCAGCCCCGAGCAGCTCTCGGGCGGCCAGCGCCAACGGGTGGCGCTCGCTCGAGCGCTCGCCCCGGCGCCGGATCTCCTCTTGCTCGACGAACCGATGAGCGCGCTCGACGCGCAACTTCGGGAGTCGCTACGCCGGCAAATCAAGCGGATTCAGTCGGAGCTCGAGATCACGACGGTCTACGTCACGCACGATCAGGCCGAAGCGTTGGCGATCTCGGACCGGCTCGCGGTCATGAACGACGGCGGAGTCGAGCAGGTCGGCCGACCGCAAGAGATCTATCGCGAGCCCGCGACCCGGTTCGTCGCCGAGTTCGTCGGGGACAACAACGTCTTCGACGGCGAGGTCCGCAGCCGCGAGGGCGAGTACTCACAGATCGATATCGGCGGCGAGACCTTCGCGGTGCCGTCGCTCCCTGAGGGAACCGACCGGGTCACGATCTGCGTGCGCCCGGGCGCGCTCTCGCAGTCCGCCGAGCGAAACCGGCTGACGGTGAGCGTCGAGACCAGCGAGTTCCTCGGCGAAACCGTCCGCGTCAACGGCCGGTGGAACGGCACCGAAATCGTCCTCCAGCGGCCGTCCGTCCCGGAGCGCGACGAACTGACGGTCGGGTTCGCGCCCGAGGGCGCACACGTCGTCGCTCGGCGCTGA
- a CDS encoding DUF4198 domain-containing protein, producing MKITRQLRIAVERREIAVGTEVTVRVRDDRRQPVEGALVTTETKSIRTDERGLCRLRIDSPGYWKLVAAKSPSERVAYEPASTLVRVVPSASRRRPRRHVGSR from the coding sequence ATGAAAATCACTCGTCAGCTCCGGATCGCCGTCGAGCGGAGAGAGATCGCGGTCGGGACCGAAGTCACCGTTCGCGTCCGCGATGACCGGCGACAGCCCGTCGAAGGGGCCCTCGTGACGACCGAGACGAAATCGATACGGACGGACGAGCGGGGGCTGTGTCGACTGCGGATCGACTCGCCCGGATACTGGAAGCTCGTCGCGGCGAAGTCCCCGAGCGAGCGCGTCGCGTACGAGCCGGCGTCGACGCTCGTTCGGGTGGTGCCGAGCGCGTCCAGACGCCGTCCGCGTCGGCACGTGGGTTCCCGATGA